From Zea mays cultivar B73 chromosome 3, Zm-B73-REFERENCE-NAM-5.0, whole genome shotgun sequence:
AGCAATGTAGCACGGCAGCAGCAGCAAGTAGCCAGCGAGAACTAGGCAGCAGGGCGCAGGACTGCAAGCCACTTAAATTATAGTAGAATGTTTGGAGTCGTTTAGGAAATTTCTGTGTACTGAATTTTGAAGTAGCAGTTCTGATTCATATGTGCATTGAAGTTGGTCTGTGTATTGAACCACTTTGGTATTAGTCAGTTATTTTTCTATGAATTGCAATTCAGTTAGCTCATGCCCTGGTTATTCATGTATGTGAATTGCTAATACTACAAACGATAACAGAGGGCATGTTCTGAAGAACATTGTTGCTAGGAGAGTAAGGCATTGGCAAAGCGATCCTTgaaataaaattataaaatagATAACTACTGCGTCCGAGTATGTTATTGGTGCTGTTACAAACGAACAACGTTTTTTCTGGTTTATTGTTCTGAATAAAAAATAGTAGAACAACCTGAGAATCACTGAAAGTTATTATGACTGAACAACTGAAACCAAACCGACTAACTGAGAAGACCAGTTAATTATTACTGAAGAACTAAAACCAAACTGACTAACTGACAAGAGCAGCTAATGCTTACTGAAGAACTAAAACTAAACTGACTAACTGACAAGAGCAGCTAATTCTTACCGAAGAACTAAAACCAAATTGACTAACTAACAAGAGCAACTAAGTCCTAACTGATAAACTATAGGATTACTACTAACTAAGTACTCCCGAAACGACGAGTCAAAATCTCTTGTTTCATCAACTTAAAGTAATGTTTTGATTCGTCGTCCATTATGCTTGTATCTGTTTGCATTATTTCTTTGTCCTGCCGATCTCGCTCCAATTCAAGCTTACTCTTTTCCATCCCAAGCTTACTTTTTTCCATCTCAAGCTTACTGTTTTCCAACTCAAAGAACTTGTCATCACGGGTGTTTCGGTGTCTCTCTGTCTCTTCTCGTGCTTCTCGCATCTTTTTGACTTCTTCAAATAAATTATCACCATCAATATCACAGGCACCATTCTTTCTCACGCGTGCTTTTTCCTTCTCGGATTTTCTCCCCGGTGGTCTTTCAATATTGACAGGAGCATCACTATTACCATTGTTGGCGTCATGGTGGTCTTTGAGCTTTGATTCTCTGAATTTCCACTTCGGCTCATGCCTAAGAATCATCCACACATGGAAGACAGAAAATGCCTTCCCTTGTTGTTTTTCTCGAAATTCTGCTTTCGCCTCAGCAAGCTACAAAAAACAAAAGATCGACTCATGTGAGAATCTGCATGTTATGTGACAAAGTATAAACAATTGTTCCATATGTACGATTCACCTTGTCATCACTCGTCTTGCCACTTTGATTTTTCCTTTCTATGGCATCATAGTAACCTTGAAAAATATTCACTTCCTTCTGAATAGCAAGCCAACGATGTTTCAATGATGACCAATTACGATCGGACTCGAATGTCCTGTTCTTGTTAAAGTATTTCCATATTCTTTCCCAAAATGTGCCTTCTTTTTGATCTCTTCCCATAATAGGATCTTTGCTTACATTCAGATATGCCGAAACCAACATTAGGTCCTCCTCTTCACTAAAATTCTTGGATCTGCCCCTCTTAATCGGCTGTGAGTTCATTTCATTCGCCATCGGTAACTCTGCTAATGCATTGCCAACTTCCAAACAATCATCAGGGCCAAATCCATTTGCACCTTCATGGTTCAAtaaagaagtgaagtacccatctTGGGAGTCCATAGTGCTGAAAAATTATAAATACACAATAGCTTATCATGATCCTAGCATTCCATCCACATGAAACAAATTGCAAGTATTGTTCAAACAAGCAACAGCAACAAGTCTACCAAGCAAGAAAGTGCCACTACAAATAACTATCAGACAATAATCAGACATCACATAATCAGTACCTATTGTTTTTAATAGGACTACCAACCAAACAATGCATGAAACAAATCAGTAAACCGAAGTTCTAGGAATACAAACCTATGATCACACATCCAAGAAGGATCACTGATGCCAGACATTGGTGTGGGTCGAAGTTGTGATTGTGGGAGTTCAGCCATCATCAAAGAGGGATCGCTGCTGCCGACCATCGTCTGGGATCGAGATGGATGTTGTGGGCGTGCAGCAGCTCTAGCATCCATAGAACCTACAGAATCTCGACGAATCGCATCTATGGCAGAATTTAACGAAGACCTACGCCAGCTCTTTACCTGTGTCTGCTCTGGTTTCCTTCGATCCATCCACACGGACCACCACACAAAGGATTTGAGTGCGCAGGTGAGTACAACTGTTTGGCGGCGACGGCTGTGGACAACAGTTCGGCGGCGGCTGAGGACCGAGACACACCAGCGGTAGAGGAGCGGGGAACAGCGGCGCAGGGGAGCGGGCCAAGCCAGCGGTAGAGGAGCAGGCCACGCCGTCGCAGGGAGCGCGCCTCGTCGGTTGCGTGGAGAGCTGGTCACGCCGTCGGGGGTGTGTGTGCGGACTGAGGGGCACCGGCGGGTGGTGGCGAGGCTTGCCGTAGGGATCGGGCACAACGGCGTGTGGGACGAGATATCTGGGAAGTGGGGAGCGAGGTGGGTGTGGGATGCAGGCGCGAGATGAAGAAAGGTTGTTGGCGAGGGAGAATACGTCCGCTGTGGGAAGGACATATATTTACGTCCTGTGTGTTGCACTCCTATACGAATTTCATTTAAATTTATAAAATACTAACTCTCTTGGAAGCTATATTATAGCCTTAACTCCTATATTTAAAAATAGGACCTAGTTTAAGCtctctcttggagttgctcttagttcTCGCTTCTCATTTCCGCCGTAGATTAataattttttattttattaaaaaGAATTACTTTCTCCTTTCTGAATTACAAGACATCTTTATTTTTTAGATACATTAGTGTTTGCTATATATCAAGACACAATGTAtatgaaaaactacatgcttcattATGGTCTATTGGTATGTTAAAAGTTCAAAGTTTTAGGCAATGTGGATTCGGGCACAACAACTTTTTGATTCGTTTTTTTTCTAAAGAGCTTTACTGAGAAGCTGACTACTAAGAATTTAGATGTTTGGTAACCTAGCTATGGAGAGAATCAGCTGGTCTAATGTTTGGTTGACCGTATTATCAAATTCTGGAGTATATACGATAATACGGCAAATTTTTGTACTGTTCATATGCATGTTCTTATCAtacaaaatttggtaattttgcgtCCTAACTCACTGTATCATATTCTTTTACTTTTATTAACAAAAAATCATACTAACTTCTAATGTAGTTAACGCTTAATGATGTGTGGAACTGTGGACACACATTAACTTAATTTAATTAGAAATGCATTACACTGCAACACGTCCTATACAACAATTGATACAGCAGTGGAGAACACGTGCACTTTACTGAGTCTACAGCATATTGTACTTGTGACTATGAGTTTATGTCATATGTTGGATGTCTTAGTATTAGGCTGTCTTCGTGATACTGTTTGAGGAGTAAAGTTTAAAGATAGAGGATTTGAAGATGAcattaggctatctccagcagttTTTTCATATCTCCTATTTCAAACCTCACTCTATAAACAATGTCATCTATAATGCAAAACAGTGTCATAGCCTTATTGCAGGTATTATCATCTGAATATGAAGAAACACATATGTTGACTGTTACGTTTCAAGACTTGAGGGCTCCATTATGAACAACAGGGGCGTCCATGGGCCTGCGCGGACTGTGTGACCGCACAGGGCCTCCCAAATTGAAGGGCCCTAAAGTTAATCTAAGGTATATGTATATATAGTTAATATTTCTATAGAGACAACAGCTTCTAGTCTTCTAGGTCATCACCTCAGCGTCATTCTAACTTTCAGTTCCACATTCGtcggaggaactgcaggagccgGAAGTGCACCAACACTTACAAGGAGATTTGAACAATATGATGGTTATTAGAAAATATTTGGTTTCTTATTTACTCCTGACGCATTGTGATTATTGGATAATGACAACTTGAAATCTTGTCGTCGTCATCTAGAGTCTGCACTTAGAAGAGAAGGGCAATCTGGTATTGATGCAAATGACCTTTATATGGAGTTGGGTTTTCTTCAAGATTTTATTCCACAAGAAAATATGGACCCCGTTGAAATTCTAGATTTCCTGAAGCAACACGACTATTTTCCTAATACAACTAGTGCATATAGAGTTCTATTGACTATTCATGTGACGGTTGCATCTAGGGGTGGGCATTTTTTTACCGTAAACCTAAAATCGAACCGAACcgtaccgaaccgaaccgaaatttTCGGTTTTTTTGGTAATTCGGTTCGGTTTCGATTTTTAGATCTGAGAATTTCGGTAttcggtatcgtaatcggttttcaccgtataccaAACCGAAATACCAAAAAACTGAATACCAAACTTTATGAATTCAAAATTTTGACTATTTGATTATGTAAACTAAATGTGTAATGCAATCAAATTGTTATTCACATAtttgtatgtgatgtatgatATATCTTGAAATGTTTATACatatataatttttactttttaaaattatgtgtaatgTGTTGTCTTGTAGCCTTCTTAAGTATAAGTTTGGTGTTCGGTTTTTACCAaaaaaccgaagtaaaaaacTGAAACCGAACTTATCGgttttcattttctagaaaaccgatCGGTTTCTAATATTTGGAAAAccgaagttttttaaaaccgaaaaaccgaaccgaaattCCAAAAAAACCGAATGCCCATTCCAAAAAAAACCCGATCGGTTTCTAATACTTGCATCAGCTCGGAGCTTTTCTAAATTGAAGCTATTGAAATCCTATCTGCGTTATATAATGAAACAAGAAAGACTTAATGCATTGGCTATAATAGCACTTGAGTGTGACATGCTAGAGAAGATTGATTATGAATCTATCATTGAAGATTTTATTTCGAAGAACACTAAGAGAATGATGTTTTTTAAGTAAAGATTATGTAGCAGGTATAATACTTAGACTATACTACTAtactttataatatagtttattgATATATGTTACTATTTTGTTATTTTGCTAAGTTAAGCTTGGCCTTATCTATTATTTAGCATAGGGCCTCTAATTTATTTGGGACGCGCCTGATGAACAAGAACCTGTTTTTCTGGTGAAGCTTTTTGAGAGCTGCCCTAACCTACAAAAAAATTTCGGTACCTAATACCAGCTTTACTATTGACATTAAAACACTATCATCTCAAGTTTCATCTTGTGGGTTATCAGTAACAGGTGGTGGCAGTGATTTGCCCCGTTTCACTGATCACATGGATAGGCTGGCAAGTAACTGAAGAAGGTGCGGGTGAAGTTTGATAAGAGAGAATTAGCTGCTGTGAAGCAGATTCTGTTAGTTAGGATAGCGCCGATTGAGAGGACATCTGCGAAGTACAAGAGAAACTACTATACTACATGGAGTTGGAGTACTCCTGATTTGCAAGGGTTTGAGCTTCTGATTGGCGATATAACATCCAAAGTGCAGAACTTTCCCATCTAATAGATGGTTTTGGTGTTGGATCAAACTTCATGTCATCGTGTAACCTTTGCAACAGTTCATACATTGGAACGTCGCGCTACACAAACACTCGAAATACACACGTGCCGCAAACTGAATATTCCGTAATGCAGTGGTTCGGATGAAAATAACAAAAGGCTGGGGGATCTTGTATACAGTCACTGGGAAGCTCTGCCATAGACCGTGTTCTCGT
This genomic window contains:
- the LOC109945324 gene encoding uncharacterized protein, which encodes MSFPQRTYSPSPTTFLHLAPASHTHLAPHFPDISSHTPLCPIPTASLATTRRCPSVRTHTPDGVTSSPRNRRGALPATAWPAPLPLAWPAPLRRCSPLLYRWCVSVLSRRRTVVHSRRRQTVVLTCALKSFVWWSVWMDRRKPEQTQVKSWRRSSLNSAIDAIRRDSVGSMDARAAARPQHPSRSQTMVGSSDPSLMMAELPQSQLRPTPMSGISDPSWMCDHSTMDSQDGYFTSLLNHEGANGFGPDDCLEVGNALAELPMANEMNSQPIKRGRSKNFSEEEDLMLVSAYLNVSKDPIMGRDQKEGTFWERIWKYFNKNRTFESDRNWSSLKHRWLAIQKEVNIFQGYYDAIERKNQSGKTSDDKLAEAKAEFREKQQGKAFSVFHVWMILRHEPKWKFRESKLKDHHDANNGNSDAPVNIERPPGRKSEKEKARVRKNGACDIDGDNLFEEVKKMREAREETERHRNTRDDKFFELENSKLEMEKSKLGMEKSKLELERDRQDKEIMQTDTSIMDDESKHYFKLMKQEILTRRFGST